DNA sequence from the Gadus morhua chromosome 21, gadMor3.0, whole genome shotgun sequence genome:
CTGCATCGCTAGCCCCCGTGAGTCAACAACGCACTATTAGCGTTAGCTTGAGAGAACTGTAGAAAAGGGCTTTTTAATGACAACCTGAGGTGTGGCCATGGGACAGGgcgtggtggtagtagtagtattatagcGCCCTGAGGGACTAGTCaaccgggtggtggtggtggagctgggtgGAGCTCCGGTCAGATGAAACCAGCAGGGCCGTGCAAAACATCCTGCAAGACCCCCCCaagcccctccctcaccccctccgtCCGAAAGGGGCTGTGCTGGGGGACGGGTTGGGACGGCGGTGGGCGTTGGGGGGGGTTAAGGCTGTGTTTGCCGACATGCGATACTGAACGTGgctccacaacaacaacaacaacaacagcgggCGGTGGTCGTCCCGAGttggcccccccctcccccgagggAGGGCGCGGTCTTAGTCCAAAGTCTTCCTATGCAGGAAATCGGGGACATCAACAGAACTATGAACGAGCTCAGGTCCAAAAATTTCAGGTCAAACTGTTGATCAAgcatgatcccccccccccccccccctcccctcccctctctccttcccctcccccctccctcccctcccactttTTCCCAttagtcctcctcctcttcctcctcctccctctactaAGCGCCGTACACTCCGATTGGATGGCTGGGTCACCGGCGTGGCCAATCAGGAGCACTCCTCTCCGATGCGTTGGCACGAGCGGCCCACCTTGCGGTCCAGCTTCACCATCTTGAGGACCGCCTCCTCGCGGCCGCGCCCCAGGTGGTCAAACAGGCAGTTGTGCTGCTCGGGCAGGCGGTGCAGCATGCAGAAGACGTAGCCTAGGCGGACAGAGGACGTAACAAAACTTTAGCTACAGCAACTTCCTTGAGAGACAAACAAGCTAGCTTTCCTAGCTACATGTAGAGGCAGACGGCTTAGCTCCACTAGCATCATGACTGTGGGACGGTTGCTAGTCGTTAGGATCGCGCTCATCAGTATTGTTTAGTTGTTTAGCAGATGGTGCTAGTTATCACAATCGTTATTGCTGCTGGTTAGCACAGTTGAGATGAGGGCTATTTAGTTTGGTTGGGATATGGGATCGCTACAGCCCTAGTTGAGATGTGTGCTACTGACCACAGCGACAGGAGCCCAGTTCCTGCTGCACCAGCTCTAGTTTGGTTTGACAGCTGTAGCAGCGCCGGCGGTTCTTCTGCTTGGGGCCCCCGCGGGGGGGCTCCTCCCCGGCGTCCTCCTTTCCCTCGGTCCGGGGCCGCTTCTCCGGGGTGGCCTCGCTCTCGCTGCCCGACGCTGCGGAGGAGACGGGAGGCAAACGAGGGCTATAAAGAGAGGCAGGTCTGGGGGTCAGCAGGGGGACACGCAGGGGCTGGCTGGAGGCAGGGCTCACCTGATTCCCGAGGACGTTTTGTGGGTGTGCAGAGGGTGCCCTGGGCTGTTTCTGTGCTGGATGGTCCTGTTAACGAAGGGTACCGGCGTGAGTTTccaaagaataaaaaaagatgatgttgttcatttctttttattgttttatgtttCTTTGGATCACACACAAAATGTGACGGCTGTTCAATGTGGCTCTTTTTTCATTGTGATTTCATTCTGTGTGTAAATAGCACCCCCTTGAGCACCAAGTCATTCATTACACCATGAATGTACAGAATCAAACTGCGAAAGGAAAGGTTGGCTTTCAAAAGGGGTTAAATAGCATTTTTAGCTTTGAAGAAATaacaaaagaagaaacaaaCAGCAAACAATATTACCTTCCCTGGCGGCAGGGCATGTGGACGAGGATTCTTCGGTTGACAGTTGCTCGGAGCTGGAGGGCAGGCTCGACAACAGGGATTGGCTACTGCTACTGCTCGTCTCACTACTGAAGACAGGCGATTGGCTACTCCCCGAGCTTTGGATGGGCTGAGGAGTGCAGTCCTCCTCTGGCTGCTTTTTCTGAATATCTGTCAGGAAGGAAAGGGAAGGGAAGAAGAGCAGAGTGGTTTGAGCAAGGCCCATACCGACCCAGCAGCAATGGAGTTCACGGTTCAAATGCCTGCATTAACTTtgtatgataataaaaaaaacagtccTTAAAGTTTGGGGGTAAAACCGGATCAGCGATATCTATGCATGGAAGTCATActattatttttctatgttgAAGCAAAGAGGTAGTGCTCTGCAAATGATTGAACACTACTGGTCAGGGGATCTGTTTGAATCTAAGGGCTTTACTAGGCACTGTTGACATGGCCACAGCTAAACTGATTATGGGACACACAGCAGGGACACACTCAGGCAAGAATTGACAACCAGGCCTTTCTTGTACAATAGCCAATATGTGGCAGCCATGTTccctggttgccatggcgaccaCATCCTCCAGAAAACAAATGGTAGTTGGCAATTCTTTACCCTGAACAGTTTCTACATTAACAAGCTTTGAGTAGTATAACTAACACGGTAAACTGTCAAATTTCTGACATTAGGAAATGGTAATGCTTTTATTACAACTGGTGACATTCAACACCTCACTCCTAATCAAATTAGTTAGTCTTCGGACAATCAGACAATTATTCGTTTTATCTTTAGGTTAGAATAATTCCAGGGAAAAGTACATGCACCTTTTTGAATAGGGTAATTTAGTACTTTCAATCACATGTCTATCTCTGAATACTTTCATtagttttaaaaatgtatgtttaaaTGAGTACAACTTACCAGCAAAACATTTGGAGCACATGTTCATTGTTTTACTCGACCTTAGGATAAAATAGACAAAAAACAATTTTCAGTTATGATTTTCTTTTCCCCGGACTCAAACACTGATCAATACAGGATCAAATCAGATTCTGTTGGATCCTGGAGTGCAGTTAGGGTCCAAGTCTTACGGTAGGACACAAGTCTTTAATGttcatgaaaacaaaaaaaagtttgcCGTCCTGTGTAACAAAATTGTACCTTTTAAAAAGGATTACATCACCCAGAGAACCACAGTTAGGCACTTTAATTCATTACTCACCCTAGCCTGAGATGATGGAAAAAATAGTTGTATTCCCATCCCTTCGTGGAGAAAGGTGCTCCAAAAACGATTACGCCCATTTTGGAGACATAAGGGTTGAACTGGGATAGATCTAAACCAATACCAAAGCATCCATCCAAACTGAATATCATATAATGTCATATCCATGTCCCATGGTTAGTCACTATTAGTTAAAGAGACAAATGCATTGGTAATCTAAAAATACAGACGTATTGGCAGCTACACCACTTAAACTATCCAACTTATCCAATTCAACTCTAGCTTTTAACACGTAGAAAACAAATGTTCTGGTCCAATGTCCATTCTGTTATTAAAACGCATGTTGAATCTTTCTGGGGTACCGCGTTGAGGTTTGTTTGTGCTGTAATTGTGTCTTCACGTGTTCAAGGTAACCATTTGCTGTTGATATCCCGAAGGTACATGAGCAAACTCATACGTCACTCTTTGTAATAAAAAGTCtccatttgtttttttaccGTGTAAGGAGGAGAGCTAGACGTTGTCTCCTTAACAATGTTATTTCCGCCTACAGTTCTTGAACATATATTATACCCCTTCCCAGAAGAAATAACGATTCAAAATGTATATTAAAAAGGAGAACTACGATTTCTCCAAGGATCCTAAAATGTATGGAATCcaacttaaaataaaaaagggacaaCTTAAGGTTCAAAATaaatcatgtttgtgttcaaaCACGTTGAACATGGCAACAAAAGCTATCTGTCCACAATTCGTTTACTTAATCATTGCATCTCTACTACCcccgcaaaaaaaaacacagcctaCAAAGACACAAAGCTACAGCCTTCTTTAACAAACCGCCAGAACGACCAGAAATGTGTATTCAGAAAAGCAGGTCTTTTGTTAAAGTGTAACTTCTAAAGGCAAGTATAGAATAGGACCTGCGCTCCCATGTTCCATGGTAGAGCTGACTAATACGACACATCCCTTATGTCCCCTATGGCTTCCAGGGTCCTCCACTTGAATAGCAACACCATACATTAGGCAGGGTCCGGTGGGAACCGTGTCAATAGCTgggaagcatttttttttttattccaacCATTGTGTCTATAGCAGCTATGCTACAAATGCCGTAGATACAGC
Encoded proteins:
- the LOC115534107 gene encoding AN1-type zinc finger protein 3 isoform X2; this encodes MGDTSERSKPPGLPPRCPCGFWGSSKTMNMCSKCFADIQKKQPEEDCTPQPIQSSGSSQSPVFSSETSSSSSQSLLSSLPSSSEQLSTEESSSTCPAAREGPSSTETAQGTLCTPTKRPRESASGSESEATPEKRPRTEGKEDAGEEPPRGGPKQKNRRRCYSCQTKLELVQQELGSCRCGYVFCMLHRLPEQHNCLFDHLGRGREEAVLKMVKLDRKVGRSCQRIGEECS
- the LOC115534107 gene encoding AN1-type zinc finger protein 3 isoform X1; translated protein: MIFSLDGCFGIGLDLSQFNPYVSKMGVIVFGAPFSTKGWEYNYFFHHLRLGSSKTMNMCSKCFADIQKKQPEEDCTPQPIQSSGSSQSPVFSSETSSSSSQSLLSSLPSSSEQLSTEESSSTCPAAREGPSSTETAQGTLCTPTKRPRESASGSESEATPEKRPRTEGKEDAGEEPPRGGPKQKNRRRCYSCQTKLELVQQELGSCRCGYVFCMLHRLPEQHNCLFDHLGRGREEAVLKMVKLDRKVGRSCQRIGEECS